Sequence from the Ascaphus truei isolate aAscTru1 chromosome 3, aAscTru1.hap1, whole genome shotgun sequence genome:
cattggaagaaggagagtccagttagcaccagccaagctctgagcctaaacctgctcggaagaaacgtgtggagaagccacgtaatcctcgcttcaatgaccaggaaaatagagctcttgtcactgggattctggagcactatgacagtatcgatcgacatttagtaggtaagtgtacctttccatttattcttcaaatacatgtgatcctaggtcatctgagttttgttcatatgcaaatatgggtacagaatatctgtctatgttaattattgtggaaacacagctttttatcatgcgttacaacgacaactaaacacaggcgttcaatttgccataactgcttacaatatgaatgcaagcttgcttacatgtctaggtttagtagtgaatgctcatgtgcttcacatattacacctaaaacagcatgtttgctatctcttggaacagctagcagtgtaggaaactggtgcttgtattattattaattaacctcatatattttctatgtttttcaagggcggacaagttcatcaagcaaaaaagaaatgtgggacacaatagtcattggtgtcaatgcgtgtgggaatagtgtcagggtcaaggataattgtcgcaagagatttgacgatattcggtcaaaattaaaacagaaaatacaagaccatcgcgtgcatgctactggcactggaggtgggccgacaccacaacgtctgatattaactccattggaggagctgcttcgggcaaaattacttcccgtcgtcgtggagggcttggccggtgaccgtgatattggaatttatccctcacaatttccaccaggtgagaaatattactgtactaggcgtgtcgttgcttacagttattttgcatatttccgctgctttttatactgtcttcacaatataagcatacctgcatctatatatgtatatgtctgattctgtatatatatatatatatctcaaaatagacatatatgttgtagtcctactaaaagcagtaactaatatagcacgtgccattgcgtggtcatttacatgtgaattcccaaaatgcattgctgcagtggaagcaattgatggtgggcgaagatggggaacaacagggtagtacacatgtgtaacacatgctaatgagaaattattactagctacaggtacagaacataaatatgtataatattattgtgtattttatttattttactcctacaaacacgacattactgcctattctaagcatgcatcaaatatattgcatgcaacgtcctacaaacatcacttgcactaacacatctatagttgtttatgaaaaggtccatttttgctttatgtcatatacagacagcataatgaggcacacgtagcatatgttatgtcattgtgttcataacttaaacactgcagacgactatttagctcctctaccattgtgttaaagcagctgcaatgaatatctcatcactgcatacacgtcaacagagggggtggggttcagcacacacacaaattacagggtcatcttagggtcaacttagttcacaccattttcacctgtttgaagtaattgaaaggtctggctgattaggcttttttgggaagggaataccgttcttacaacctgactagcacaactgaagttaatcacactcatttgaaagcttaactctagctactaaatgccccaacaagtcattagttatcaaaccgtacgtcacacattagttcactcatatctatagttgaactgctATCaatgacacattatcacacattgcatgtgttgtcttgttgagtgacagccacattcaggtgtgccacatcttctattaatgtaccacacatatcctgtaccaaaaacaaaactttttgcaatatgaccaccttcatgataaccattgtgaatgttcatctcatgatagttatgtacattatgatactgatatgactacacaacatatgatttttatgtacaaatttaatcaatttatcctcacgcattactgcagaaacatagtatgttgtatgttagggaactcaaaagttctaagtacacaggcatgtacattgttattacaactatttatgttcactttcacacacacatttttggttaaggaactgatgctgttaggtactcataaatacagaacatacaataactgtttgttcaatatttacacatgtaaatgtacaactaatgttattgttatatatagttgcccctggaggacatgtgtcacctgagacggaacaagtgtcttcacctgggtcatgcagctcaacacacctagaaggtgagtgtatcagttggtggccatataatatgtgcacttctatatgttatgttgtcatgttcattatttgttttgtacatgttctttaaataggattacttagtgtcagtgaaaatgaagtgtaaggcaacatgtattgtgttagtgatgtgaactatcatgtaggagttctgagtttagagcaagtgttcattcattcatatttcatactgagtccaaacattattcgtaagtcaaggtagattttaatgtgaggttatgaaacgtatggaaacatgttaggtgttacttatgacacagtataatgacatagtaaaacagcagagatgaacatgccatttaataatgtgtacatttatttttagaacatgatgatgaagatgatgatgatgatgccgccatagacacagaaatacaatcaagtgaccatgaagaggttccaattgaaacagttataccgccaaatcgtccatcaactaacacatacgatgcaatagtagcttctgagggaaaaattgtggaagcagaaaatcgtcgccattctgatctgatgacagtgctggaaaggatgattgcactgcaggaagaaacgatatcacaattggcacatctccacagagtcttcattgaagtgcctaaacagttgcaaaaaatcaacacctcattcgaagcattagttgttcagcaaacccaagctaattacttgagaatgactactgtaccacatttcaacttcaacacctcacaggcaggatctttacatgctggtaatttttcaccacatgcatctgatcttcattccccaggtccgaatgttaccgctcaagtagcagacattgctgtgcaggttcctgacgacatcctaccgctgccatctgtagaaaatcaagagctgacacctacaaaggaggcgacaaaaacaaaacagcacaagcagttactactgaccaggaaagatgaaacggaccaaccatgtgttgtgcacggtgtaccaacttgctcacatgtgtcactgcccacaagccctgtcggtgaacagtcactgcccaaaagccctgtcggtgagtcactggccacaagccctgttggtgagtcactgcccacaagccctgtcggtgaacagtcactgcccacaagccctgtaggtgagtcactggccaaaagccctgtcggtgaacagtcactgcccaaaagccctgtaggtgagtcactggccaaaagccctgtaggtgagtcactggccacaagccctgcccgtgaagtgccaggggccactcaaagtggctctgttgtggctaaagttgttgcaaaacgaaaaaggaaaatccaagagacaacaagtaggcctgttactcgctctcaaaaggaacaaaaaaaataaatgttataattcactaaatatgtgtttggccttgttttgttgacttcagattatctaattaatattgtatgtatgctgaagactgtgttgtttccaaactttcaagtatgttcttgtacacgtgaagttttggaaatgttaacagtcctaattaatgaatagtgttattaatattgatgtattaatcgtctgttcagtaatggtccaccaggagtcaGTAGATATGTTTAGAgaatctgccattgacttacctgcaaaacattgtatttgggtgtgttactttatgtaatcattgcatgtgcatattattcacatgcaattaaaaacacacatctatttaactgcaaacatctttcttgtccgtgtacagcaggattatgtgttaaatattacttacctttgccttgcttggccattgtaatgttgtcctttaatcatttatgtattcttgtttcaagaacatccctgaatgtatactaatatatatgtagtatgtatggatatatgcatacacacacacacacacacacacacacacacacacacacacacacacacacacacacacacacacacacacacacacactgtgtgtgtgtgtgtgtgtgtatgtatgtatatatagtactatctaaactggtatagatgtatttacaaaaaacatacacttcatgcttccttgtgaaaacacagtattttaataatacaggcctaatgtttgtgaactatactacctgtgagcctataacagtattggcctaaaatacatttttattacttaattcactcatgtttatcaccatttaaataggtttcatacaaggcctacttactggcatcaatatgttgtgtgtactcatgtattatatatatatatatatattattggttttaacactacagcccttctaaataaaaaagaaacatttttttgatggtaaatcacatttaccatacaggtcaatgcaatagtaTATGTGCAAaaaaagcccgggcgctacccTAATGGGATAAACTAAGGGGTGGTGAGAATCTAAAAAtagaacaatacaaccttaaatAGTAATTAAGGGTCCCCTCTCCTTCCGAAACTCTTCCTGTTGCTCGAGACCCCAAATAGGACCTATCCAGAGTCCTTAATGGTACAGAAAAACgaacaaaaatgggggagcacaggttgaggtacTAAACAAATATATCGATAATAAAGTGTTTAATAACTGTGATGTGAACTAAAGtgtaaaataacataaacacttacacggccttgtgtaaatgctttcacatcaaggtatcttttctcTTGCTGTTGTATCTTCTGTTTTTCTTCCTCTTGTACTTGACTTCTCCGCTGGTCTGAAGTGGAACTTTCCTGGTCTTCTCTGTAGGGATAGCTTGTAATGTCGTCCTTGTCTCCAGCTCTctgcgtcaaatgccgctgcggggtcacgtgatgtcacgttgccatggtcgcAGAAAAGGTAAGcgaagttgcaggggcctcacgcgatcccccggcattaatttaaatgccttgggggaagagcgccaGGGCCTCTtcaaccgctgcgccccccctgaaaaatcttgcgcccctcaGCCCTATACCATTTGGGATCAGGCAAACAGTTTGATGGGTCGGCATTAACTTGTATCAATTAGGGGTTTGAGGAACAAATACTTTTTTCAGCAGGGAGTGAAACAAATGTTGGGAAACACTAGTGTAATGTACACAGTGCACTCTGTAGGATTTCTGCTCACACTCAGTGTGAGCAGATATCCTACAGAGTGCACTGTGTACATTACACTAGTTCGTTTTtcaggtcaatgcaataggccataaaagtttaagcctctattatgttaacctttaaataaatcacaccaatataaaaatccctctttacatataagcccttaaaagttgtaatatacacacacagacatgtacagtttgtttttacagacatattgtaatatatatatatatatatatatatatatatatatatatatatatatatagcagtagttatatatatatatatatatatatatagcagtatatatatatatatagcagtatatagcagtatatatatatatagcagtatatatatatatatatatatatatatatatatatatatatatatatagcagtatatagcagtatatatatatatatagcagtatatatatatatatatagcagtatatatatatatatatatatatatatatatatatagcagtatatatatatatatatatatatatatatatatatatatatatatatatatatatatatatatatatatactgctatatatatatatatatatatatatatatatatatatatatatatatatatttatgagagagatatatatatatacatatagacacgtagttaaactgatgcagacagggagttaaccagactttcaaatacacacagaaatttatgaggaaaaaaaacatttacttttgcaggtgtgtgtgtatttcattatatggctgtgtaagcactattttcagacagtggtcaatgttatttttcctcaacccacaatgtttcttaattaaaagtctagcaatgttgtgagaaagtagataaaaaaatgatacatgttggTCTGACaaacggctatcacaaaccacaaacgtgaaaccaattatttctacacatccaattggtgcttcaaacaaggagtacaagttgatactttttatgaccttgaaaaggaaagacagcaaatagttagcaattgagcagtttcattcttatgagcaaagaacagagaactgcagacatcttttctgttaatctgcaatggctgatgaattattaaaaaatatgcatccgcacaaaggatacaaattcatgatagcagaagcgattttgtccgcgtcgggacacaaagccaacacgggccaaatctatgatttgattagagccaagtatccttattaccaagaacctgggcatgcgcgaaattttaaatcctcagtaagattcactttatcaactaatgactgttttgaacgtgtgcaggataagctacaagacaggtatggtttttggaagcTTGCTAAGGAAAAatatttcaccgtgaaagagggcacacatattgtgctaaatggcatatttattcctaatgccaatagcaatggatccgctactactgttccgtgtgaatcgatacctgctgcaatatctgcaccctccattcctgaaacccacattgtacaataacataactactatgattatgtaccaagcctttctgctgaaaatgcattggaatgggtacccgaagaaatgaacctacctccggaccaattgtttgaagaaagctgtggcgattcctatgagcgcttcatggaggagatgtgtgtcatacaggattcagcgtttgggtcaagcgtggatgcaaatgccttgtttttctggagcgaccagttgcagccagatgaagtgttaattctacaagaatggtaaatataacaatcgttatgcgttgactctgcgtttatttttttttatttttttccgaaccaccattttcactttaaatgcgtggatacaccgtaacattgcagactgcataacatgtagcgatcacaaacaaattgtttccttttacaatatagtagaacctgaaagagtagtacacattgctgacggaataaatatacgtactttcctatccatttaaacatattagcaacatgttaccataactctaacacatacctgttttgttatcatgcaacatctacaaaatacaaaaccgggtcgaccacgtatgacgtgggacccttgtcatgtgccaaggcgtccttaaaaaggattacggatgtaagtctcGCCCCCAAATGATGTGCGCGCGTCacagcctattggctgtgttgttttgttatagttacggtaactgcagtgtgtcatgcgtgcggctcagtgtttgtaggcgtacactgggcgttagccgaatgttaattgagtgggaggagtgtttgcgtgcgcttcacgctgccttaacatgacgtcacacgtattgcatttgcgcattgtgttatcggccgtgctttctgtccacacacgtctgtttaaaaagaatacagatgtactcgtttagaacgaatgtagtttcgccttcatagtatttgaaataaatattttatggttaatggtattttcaacatgtattgaacgcacaacgtacgcattgttttgcgcatgcgctaacagttagtcgacccaagcgtgaagtgcgtgcgcacactaagatgtgcgcgcacatttttcagtatacaggcaacgttcacttcatatacatagttatgcctgctccTAATTTAATGAcagattacataatgatgtacacttgtagttctaacatataagtgactgacgtgtgtatctacacaatcatatagagctgtgtaacgcgttttcacggatacatatatagtaaggtgccatgtttgaccatcatgtgtttgctgtatttcagagatgtcggggaagatacaatcggatcaatgtatgatttcagaagagtctacctttatatgagatgattgtgaggaggagccaccgactactatactacatatggaactaattttatattgcttgcagcgcttattaacaaacaattaaaaatgtgatacccttatgcctatattgcataagcacttaattaacataatgatgttgcaaaagagtgcctcatgaatttttattgagtgttctttaattactactaacattttatggcatggtgtgttttatatataacaaccattcccactctgctaacacatttgtgtattctattgtgtaatggaacgtatgactgtcgaaactatgtaacaataataataataataatatgagcatgttcatgtatagcgctgctagttgtacgcagcgctttacagacacatttttcaggctgaggtccctggcccgtggagcgtacaatttattttttgccgcctgaggcacagggagataaagtgacttggccaaggtcacaaggagccgacaccgggatttgaaccagactcacctgcttcaaactctcagtgccagtgtgtgtctttactcactggccactccttctcccaaagtaaaggacacttacaaccaactagccatttcttgttaaaaatctcttgttacatgggtatgttgataaaatggtttgggactgtagcaaataatgttattgcctagatgttgtggtcccctacaatgcatgatgttctgaatattacagcagcggcagctcttattcgagcaaatgccgctggctgaatgaggctgggaagcgggtagccgcggcgcgtggcggcgcactgtgacgtcacggtcacaagcgcgcccggcttccccgtcttccccggcttccccaggcttccccgacacccctggagttcaaatctaggtaagcgggggtgcggggaagcagaggggcagagtagaagccgggttcggggtgtctttgggggggtaattgcgcgcgatgtggagggggggtgcgtgggggaaacgcggcggcgcgcgtttctgactggcggcagctggggtagatcccggcatgccgccggcatttactcgaataaaagatgtcgctactgtacatcaacatcatgtaatgaagtacgtttctgtgtatatttcatttacctaactaactatagtttactgtgtttattaaatgttctaaaaataaatagtacagtcaatatgatgatataagctaccataataaagctgctgttatcatttgtcggtgttatacatggatcctacacaaattgatacagacacaaacagttgtctaaaaaagtgtgcctatgctaatgtgcacgtgattgacgtttaaattttgagaatacttgataattatcatcatgataatgatgaagtgacgtgaatgacattccaaatatattaccaacattgtcatagtgggaaattagaaatgcaaaattacagtaacatttgcgacaaaattgtggtttctgttaacagtttgacacttggtacatgtaggtcacatccacacacgttgttgtgattacaggcattcatgcatggagtgttatgatcagtcaattgcatccgtgatgaatgagctcccgtaagtaaacaaataaatacagttatccccttttctccaaacacctctatattacattaatggaatttataaggaaacatacataaaatgtgatgacatgggagtaatcattttctaatacaatgcacatgaaacctcaagagtagctaaatgcatatacatgatacagaaagtacatgtatgttacatttgtctttaaaccaatatgttgggtttttacttcaaataattataggaagattgaggtaggcacatcttatgagagatgtcagcaaatatacataccatgatcagtcatactggagatatacctataatgcaatggaacaatatataaattgcaaacattgacatgccatcttcagtaccgtaagcaacacagcaaagtgtgtatttggtgttaaatgtgcaacaccatgtatatttaatcacattcaaaatgtaaagcagcctggtgtacacatcatatggatgtacatgttacacctcaccaataacattgtacactggcgacacactttattcgagctcggctagtcccacgaattcgggtatacccgggtgtattgaggtttgtgactgttttctgcccgagtgcattgagttattttccaagccgggattgaagcattttattccagctggctgcaatactgcacagtatatatatatatactgcattacaattcatgaatttatgccatctggtagacacgcgaagcattgcagcctattaaatcctaatcattatcatttaacagatcagccgcccatcagccaggcatgaacccaggctgggaaggcaaatacaacggggcttgtcagaggtgaggagcggcgcattccaggtatctgccaggtacataccgggtatttgctcgaataaagtgtgtcggtgcagtaggtaagcatactagaagaatgaatgactatgggcatactatgtgtattgtgtttgcataaggaacaacacaatgctaaaatattactgctttgttaccccagttgtattcacatacacccaactaatgtacaattgaagagggattatataacctgtgcaacaataacataccggtgccacatccctttgtgcacacagcagagaaaagaaaggtgtgcaacccatattcatctgtgtcctaacagaaggttatataaagaaacattattgttaatataacataatttaactataaaagtagtactaggaacatatatgt
This genomic interval carries:
- the LOC142490696 gene encoding uncharacterized protein LOC142490696, coding for MWDTIVIGVNACGNSVRVKDNCRKRFDDIRSKLKQKIQDHRVHATGTGGGPTPQRLILTPLEELLRAKLLPVVVEGLAGDRDIGIYPSQFPPVAPGGHVSPETEQVSSPGSCSSTHLEEHDDEDDDDDAAIDTEIQSSDHEEVPIETVIPPNRPSTNTYDAIVASEGKIVEAENRRHSDLMTVLERMIALQEETISQLAHLHRVFIEVPKQLQKINTSFEALVVQQTQANYLRMTTVPHFNFNTSQAGSLHAGNFSPHASDLHSPGPNVTAQVADIAVQAHTNVDDARFVRI